In one Silene latifolia isolate original U9 population chromosome 10, ASM4854445v1, whole genome shotgun sequence genomic region, the following are encoded:
- the LOC141607950 gene encoding uncharacterized protein LOC141607950 — protein sequence MAFSDTSGVIPKENLPHKLKNPESLFIPCTIGDTTIEKALCDLSANVSVMLYSVYEKLRMEELKCRSMTLQMSDHKKPLEVFEDVPVRVGTFFIRVDFVFVDMVEDGKLTIILRRPFFHTSGAVIDVKVGMSTLEVWDEKVTFNLNKDMKAPYLNKPCFGVDHARKEVNYQKSGSPFSDPVKEEIPTRGGKVKMSNWKEEVDEIEIALLIELCIFGNNSMGIV from the coding sequence ATGGCCTTTTCCGATACAAGTGGTGTAATTCCCAAAGAAAATTTACCTCATAAGCTTAAGAATCCCGAAAGCTTGTTTATTCCATGCACAATAGGTGACACCACCATCGAGAAAGCTTTGTGTGACCTTAGCGCTAATGTGAGTGTCATGCTATATTCGGTATACGAAAAGCTAAGAATGGAAGAGTTGAAATGTAGAAGCATGACATTACAAATGTCGGACCATAAGAAGCCACTTGAGGTGTTCGAAGATGTGCCCGTGAGAGTAGGAACGTTTTTCATACGGGTAGACTTCGTGTTTGTTGATATGGTGGAAGATGGCAAGTTAACAATCATTCTTAGGAGACCTTTCTTCCACACTTCCGGGGCGGTAATTGACGTGAAAGTTGGAATGTCGACCCTTGAGGTTTGGGATGAGAAAGTAACATTTAATCTTAACAAAGACATGAAAGCTCCCTATCTAAATAAACCATGCTTTGGGGTCGACCATGCTAGAAAAGAGGTTAATTACCAGAAGTCGGGATCCCCATTTTCTGACCCTgtaaaggaagagattcctactAGGGGAGGTAAAGTGAAGATGTCCAATTGGAAAGAAGAAGTTGATGAGATTGAAATAGCTCTACTTATCGAGCTTTGTATTTTTGGCAACAATTCAATGGGGATAGTTTAA